A region from the Variovorax sp. V93 genome encodes:
- a CDS encoding entericidin A/B family lipoprotein, producing MKSLVALFAVAFALAVPLSGCNTWRGAGQDVQKAGEKMEDSAKKRQ from the coding sequence ATGAAATCGCTTGTCGCATTGTTCGCCGTCGCATTTGCTCTTGCCGTGCCACTGTCGGGTTGCAACACTTGGAGGGGAGCCGGCCAGGACGTGCAGAAGGCAGGTGAAAAGATGGAGGATTCGGCCAAGAAGCGTCAATGA
- a CDS encoding LysR substrate-binding domain-containing protein: protein MTPSERNFARRIDLTSLQLFVAVCELGSIGRAAEREFIAASAISKRLSDLEATLGTALLYRHARGVDLSPAGESLLHHARSVLYSLEKMQGELSEYAEGVRGHVRVHANISAIVQFLPEDLGAFTREHDAIKIDLEEHLSNEVVRAVQEGAADLGICHIPDGTNELQTLPYRHDRLVLIAPAGHPLATQGPIDFAASLDFDHVGLHTNSSIYVAMHQAALEAGRSVKLRIHVTGLDAMCRMIDNGLGIGVMPQRAFELLQAGIGSRLRSVALNDAWSRREIRLVARDFSTLPVAARTLVNHLHTPTAAHDAAEPLAA, encoded by the coding sequence ATGACCCCTTCCGAACGCAATTTCGCCCGGCGCATCGACCTCACGTCGCTGCAGCTGTTCGTGGCCGTTTGTGAACTCGGCAGCATCGGGCGCGCCGCGGAGCGCGAATTCATTGCCGCATCGGCCATCAGCAAGCGGCTGTCGGACCTCGAAGCCACGCTGGGCACCGCCCTCCTCTACCGCCATGCGCGCGGCGTCGATCTTTCCCCTGCGGGCGAAAGCCTGCTGCACCATGCGCGCTCGGTGCTCTACAGCCTCGAGAAGATGCAGGGCGAGCTCAGCGAATACGCCGAGGGCGTGCGCGGCCATGTGCGCGTGCATGCCAACATCTCGGCCATCGTGCAGTTTCTGCCGGAAGACCTCGGCGCCTTCACGCGCGAGCACGATGCGATCAAGATCGACCTCGAGGAGCACCTGAGCAACGAAGTGGTGCGCGCGGTCCAGGAAGGCGCCGCCGACCTCGGCATCTGCCACATTCCCGACGGCACCAACGAGCTGCAGACGCTGCCCTACCGCCACGACCGGCTCGTGCTGATCGCGCCCGCCGGGCACCCGCTGGCCACGCAGGGGCCGATCGATTTCGCCGCCTCGCTCGATTTCGACCATGTCGGCCTGCACACCAACAGCTCGATCTACGTGGCCATGCACCAGGCCGCGCTCGAGGCGGGCCGCAGCGTCAAGCTGCGCATCCACGTGACCGGGCTCGACGCGATGTGCCGCATGATCGACAACGGGCTGGGCATCGGCGTGATGCCGCAGCGCGCCTTCGAACTGCTGCAGGCAGGCATCGGCAGCCGCCTGCGCAGCGTGGCGCTGAACGACGCCTGGTCCCGGCGCGAGATCCGCCTGGTGGCGCGCGACTTCTCCACCCTGCCGGTGGCCGCGCGCACGCTGGTCAACCATCTGCACACGCCCACGGCCGCCCACGATGCCGCCGAGCCGCTCGCCGCCTAG
- the leuC gene encoding 3-isopropylmalate dehydratase large subunit, with amino-acid sequence MARTLYDKIWDEHVVHTEEDGTAILYIDRHLVHEVTSPQAFEGLRVAGRKLWRISSVVATADHNTPTTGWERGYEGIADPTSKEQVTTLDKNIAEFGAAAFFPFLSKRQGIVHVIGPESGATLPGMTVVCGDSHTSTHGAFGALAHGIGTSEVEHVMATQTLLGKKAKNMLVKVEGKLPFGCTAKDIVLAIIGKIGTAGGTGYTIEFAGSAIRDLSMEGRMTVCNMAIEAGARAGLVAVDEKTISYVKGRPLAPTGVEWDQAVAYWRTLQSDPGATFDAVVELDATQIQPQVTWGTSPEMVVDINGRVPDPDKEKDASKRSAIERALVYMGLEPNKAMNDIFVDKVFIGSCTNSRIEDMREAAAVVKKLGQKVAKNVKLALVVPGSGVVKEQAEREGLDLIFKAAGFEWREPGCSMCLAMNADRLEPGERCASTSNRNFEGRQGAGGRTHLVSPAMAAAAAVHGHFVDVRTFA; translated from the coding sequence ATGGCACGCACGCTCTACGACAAGATCTGGGACGAACACGTCGTCCACACCGAGGAAGACGGCACCGCGATCCTCTACATCGACCGCCATCTGGTGCACGAAGTCACCAGCCCGCAGGCCTTCGAGGGCCTGCGCGTGGCCGGCCGCAAGCTGTGGCGCATCAGCTCGGTGGTGGCCACGGCCGACCACAACACGCCGACCACCGGCTGGGAGCGCGGCTATGAAGGCATCGCCGACCCGACCAGCAAGGAGCAGGTCACCACGCTCGACAAGAACATCGCGGAATTCGGCGCCGCCGCGTTCTTTCCGTTCCTGAGCAAGCGCCAGGGCATCGTGCACGTGATCGGGCCCGAATCGGGCGCCACGCTGCCCGGCATGACCGTGGTCTGCGGCGACTCGCACACCTCCACCCACGGCGCCTTCGGCGCGCTCGCGCACGGCATCGGCACCAGCGAGGTCGAGCACGTCATGGCCACGCAGACGCTGCTCGGCAAGAAGGCGAAGAACATGCTCGTGAAGGTCGAGGGCAAGCTGCCCTTCGGCTGCACCGCCAAGGACATCGTGCTGGCCATCATCGGCAAGATCGGCACGGCCGGCGGCACGGGCTACACGATCGAGTTCGCGGGCTCGGCGATCCGCGACCTGAGCATGGAAGGCCGCATGACGGTCTGCAACATGGCCATCGAAGCCGGCGCGCGCGCCGGGTTGGTGGCGGTCGACGAGAAGACCATCAGCTACGTCAAGGGCCGGCCGCTTGCACCCACGGGCGTGGAGTGGGACCAGGCCGTGGCCTACTGGCGCACGCTGCAGTCCGACCCCGGTGCCACGTTCGACGCCGTGGTCGAACTCGACGCCACGCAGATCCAGCCGCAGGTCACCTGGGGCACCTCGCCCGAGATGGTGGTCGACATCAACGGCCGCGTGCCCGATCCCGACAAGGAAAAGGACGCCAGCAAGCGCAGCGCCATCGAGCGCGCGCTGGTCTACATGGGCCTGGAGCCGAACAAGGCGATGAACGACATCTTCGTCGACAAGGTGTTCATCGGCTCGTGCACCAACAGCCGCATCGAGGACATGCGCGAAGCCGCCGCCGTGGTGAAGAAGCTGGGCCAGAAAGTGGCCAAGAACGTCAAGCTCGCGCTGGTGGTGCCCGGGTCGGGCGTGGTGAAGGAGCAGGCCGAGCGCGAAGGACTCGACCTGATCTTCAAGGCCGCGGGCTTCGAATGGCGCGAGCCCGGCTGCTCGATGTGCCTGGCCATGAACGCCGACCGCCTGGAGCCCGGCGAGCGCTGCGCCTCCACCAGCAACCGCAACTTCGAAGGCCGCCAGGGTGCCGGCGGCCGCACCCACCTCGTGAGCCCGGCCATGGCCGCCGCGGCCGCGGTGCACGGCCACTTCGTCGACGTGCGCACCTTCGCCTGA
- the leuD gene encoding 3-isopropylmalate dehydratase small subunit yields the protein MQKFTVHKGLVAPMDRENVDTDAIIPKQFLKSIKRTGFGQNLFDEWRYLDAGFPGQDPASRKPNPDFVLNQPRYAGASILLARKNFGCGSSREHAPWALDQYGFRAIIAPSYADIFFNNSFKNGLLPIVLPEAQVAQLFDETFAFPGYTLTIDLERQVVVKPDGSEFAFDVQAFRKYCLINGLDDIGLTLRHKDKIKAFEAERLAQKPWLAHTMIS from the coding sequence ATGCAGAAATTCACCGTGCACAAGGGCCTCGTGGCCCCCATGGACCGCGAGAACGTCGACACCGACGCGATCATTCCGAAGCAGTTCCTCAAGTCGATCAAGCGCACCGGCTTCGGCCAGAACCTGTTCGACGAATGGCGCTACCTGGACGCCGGCTTTCCGGGCCAGGACCCGGCCAGCCGCAAGCCGAACCCCGACTTCGTGCTGAACCAGCCGCGCTACGCCGGCGCCTCGATCCTTTTGGCGCGCAAGAACTTCGGCTGCGGCTCGTCGCGCGAGCATGCGCCGTGGGCGCTCGACCAGTACGGTTTCCGCGCGATCATCGCGCCGAGCTATGCCGACATCTTCTTCAACAACAGCTTCAAGAACGGCCTGCTGCCGATCGTGCTGCCCGAGGCCCAGGTGGCGCAGCTGTTCGATGAGACCTTCGCCTTCCCCGGCTACACGCTCACCATCGACCTGGAACGCCAGGTGGTCGTGAAGCCCGATGGCAGCGAGTTCGCGTTCGACGTGCAGGCCTTCCGCAAGTACTGCCTGATCAACGGCCTGGACGACATCGGCCTGACGCTGCGCCACAAGGACAAGATCAAGGCCTTCGAGGCCGAGCGGCTGGCGCAGAAGCCCTGGCTCGCGCACACGATGATCTCGTGA